TGGTGATTGCCCCCGAGCCGCTGACCAACCTGGTGCCGCTACACCGCACCAAGAACGATGAAATCGTAACCGCCTTCGACATGAAGGCCATTGAAAAGATGGGCCTGCTCAAGATGGATTTCCTCGGGCTCACCACGCTCACCATCGTTGATGATGCGCTCAAGCTGATCGTGCAGCGGGAAGGCAAGTCGCTTGACTTGAACCAGATTTCGCTGGATGACGCTGCCACCTATGAAAGAGTTTTTCACACCGGGCTGACCTCGGGCGTGTTCCAGTTTGAATCGCACGGCATGCGCGATGTCTTGCGGCGCTACAAGCCGAACGTGGTGGAAGATCTTACCGCTTTGAATGCACTTTACCGGCCAGGGCCGATTCAAGGCGGCATGATTGATGACTTTATTGAGCGCAAGCACGGCCGCAGAAAAATCGAATACGAACTGCCCGAGTTGGAAGCAATCCTGAAAGAAACCCTGGGCGTGATTGTTTACCAGGAGCAGGTGATGCAGATCGCCAACCGGCTCGCTGGATATTCCTTGGGCGAAGCCGACCTGTTGCGGCGGGCCATGGGTAAGAAAAACGCAGAAGAGATGGCGGCGCAGCGCGAGCGTTTTGTTAAAGGCGCGATTGATCGCGGGTTTCCTGAGAAAAAAGTAGTCCGAATCTTCGATCTGATGGAGCAGTTCGCCGGATACGGCTTCAACAAATCACACTCTGCTGCGTACGCCCTGCTGGCCTATCACACCGCATGGCTCAAGACGCACTATCCGGTGGAGTTCATGGCCGCTCTGCTTACATCGCAGACCGGCAGCACCGACAGCGTGGTGAAGTACATCAATGAATGCCGGGAGATGGGAATCCCTGTTGAAGCCCCTGATATCAACGTCAGCGATGCTTATTTCACGCCACACGAGAGTGCAATTCGCTTTGGGCTGGCGGCGGTCAAGAACGTGGGACAAAACGCCATTGACTCTATTGTTACTGCTCGTAAAAAAGAAGGGAAATTTAACTCCTTTTTTGAATTTTGCGACAAAGTAGACCTGCGTCTGCTCAATAAGCGCGTGCTGGAATCGCTCATCAAAGCCGGAGCCATGGACCCATTGGGAAAGCGCGCACAGCTCATGGCGGTCCTGGATAAAGCTATGGAACAGGCACAAAAATCGCAGCGCGACGCGGAATCAGGCCAGCATGGTTTGTTTGGCGTTTTTGATGATGGACCGTCCCCGGCAAGCGAGAATGGGCATCTGCCTGACCTTCCGGATTGGGATGAGCACCAGCGACTGTCGTCAGAAAAAGAAGTGTTGGGTTTCTTTATCACCGGCCATCCGCTGGAAAAATACAAATCAAAGCTGGAAGATTTCAACGCAATGGATACCGAAGCCATTTCTGGGCTGAAACAATCCACCGGCAAAGACGAGATCTTCGCCGCCGGCATTATTGCCAACCTGCGCGTGCTGAAATCAAAAAAAGGCGACTTCTACGCGCAAGGTACGCTTGAAGACATGGTGGGAGCGGTTGACATCCTGGTTTTTCCCGAGGCTTACCGCCGCCTACAAGATAAAGTGAAGCTGGAAGTCCCTGTGTTGGTGCGCGGCGGAGTTCGGGTGGAAGAAGGCGCAAATCCCAAACTTACCGTGGGAGATATTACTCCGCTGGAACAGGCCCAACCCAAACTGCCGCGTTCCTTGCGCATCCGTATCGCGCTGGAGAGCGCCAGCCCGGGAACAATAGACGCCCTCCATTCGCTTTGCATCGAGAAACGCGGCGAGGCCAAGATATTGTTCGATGTGGAACGCGCCGGCGATTTCATGGTGGTCATGGAGCCCGACGGATATAATGTTCTTCCTGACCGTTCCTTTATGAACCGGGTGGAAGAGTTGCTGGGACGCGGTGCAGTTCGCATTATTGACTAAATAAAATCCATCAGACCAACGGGAACCAAATTTGGAAGCTTCCACGAAAACGCAGCGCGAATTGGAAATAATTGAACGGCAGATTGAGCAGTTGCAATCTGTCGCAGGCGAAAACCAGGAAGCGCGTACCCGCCTGCAAAAACTCCAGGAACAAGTGAGTACGTTGCGCCAGCAGCTCCATTCCCATATGGACGCCTGGCAGAAGACGGAACTGGCCCGTCATGCGCAACGTCCTTATACGCTCGACTACATTGAGCGCATCTTTACCGACTGGAGTGAAATTCACGGAGACCGTTTTTTCGGCGATGACCCCGCTCTCATCTGCGGCATAGCCCGTTTTCATGGGAAAGAGGTGGTTGTATTGGGCCACCAGAAGGGCCGCGACATCAAGACGCGAGTTTACCGCAACTTTGGCCAGGCCAACCCAGAGGGCTATCGCAAATCTTTGCGGGTGATGAAGTTCGCAGAAAAATTTAACCGCCCTATTTTTACTTTCATCGATACTCCCGGGGCTTATCCCGGCCTCGGCGCCGAAGAGCGCGGACAAGCCGAAGCCATTGCGCGCAGTCTGCGGGAGATGGCGCGGTTGAAAGTCCCTATCATCACCACGATTACGGGTGAGGGAGGAAGCGGCGGCGCGCTGGCCATCGCCGTCGCCGACCGGATCCTGATGCTGGAAAACACGGTTTATTCGGTGATTTCGCCGGAGGGCTGTGCCTCCATCATGTGGCGCGATTCCACCAAGCGCGATGTTGCCGCCCAGGCGCTACGCATCACGCCCAAAGACCTGATGCAGCTCGGCTGCATTGATGAGATCATATCTGAGCCTCCGGGCGGAGCTCACAGCGACCACGATGCCGCCGCCATGCTGCTCAACCAGGCCTTACAGAAACATTTTGAAGAACTGCAGAAACTGCCTGCCCAGCAGCTTACAGAAAATCGTTACCAAAAATTCCGCAAAATGGCGCAGTTCTTCACCGAAGAGTAGAAATGTTGTTGTAACATACTGGCGGCAAGCCGTAATGAAAACTATACCTTTCAAGCGGTGTCATCCTGAGCCCCGTGGCGAAGGATCTCCGATGAGGATGGGAATCACCCACGGCTGAAATCGGTTTTTCGGTTGGATTTTTTCCTCGCGCTGACGGAATCAAGACGATGACTCGTGAGTTTCGGTGAGCGTCGTCTACTAGGCCGTAGTGCGGGCATCTTGCCCACAACGACCCACTCCCAATCATGAACCAAAGTGCCTACCAGGCATACCACCATGGTCACTATGGCTCCGCTTATGCAAGCGCTATACTAGAGCCAAGTGTAAGGCAGGGGTGAGGCCCATATCGGGCCAATGATTTGTAATGGATTTTGACCAGGCATTTACTTTCCCGATTGCTGCGAAAAATTTGCCTTTCAATATGAAATAGCGCCCATCTGCTGTGCTTATTTGAGTGATTTGAGTTATACGACGTATAATCATGGGTTTGCTTTTAATCACAACTGAAGCTGAAGGAAACTTTTCCCAATGGCAACGAGTGACGTAGGTGTGAGCGAAGCGTCTTCGCCGCAAACTACTGGACAAAAACAGATAGTCAATGATTTAAGTATTCAAGTAGCAACCGTCAACGGCTCCGGTTCGCAATCCGCCAACACAGTTTTGTTGCGCACGATTTTCCAGATGGGCGTGCCCGTCTCAGGAAAGAACCTCTTTCCTTCCAACATTGCAGGGCTGCCGACCTGGTATACCATCCGCGCCAATAAGAACGGCTACATTGCGCGCAAAAAAGAGATTGATTTCCTGATCGCCATGAATCCCGAGACCGCCAGGGAAGACGTTTTGTCCCTTGCTCCGGGTGCTGCCGTGCTGTTCGATGAGCCCCTGCAGCTTGATAAGCTCCGCAATGATTTGACCTTCTACGTCGTGCCATACGACAAGCTCGTGGCCGCGGTCTGTCCGGAAGCCAAGTTGCGCAAGCTGGTCAAGAACATGATCTATGTAGGCGTGGCCGCGCAACTGCTTGGGTTAGACATGCAGCAGGTGGAAAAAGCCATCCGCAAACAGTTCAAGAAGAAACAGAAGGCCGCTGATCTGAACATGAATGCCGTGAAGGCGGGTTACGATTACGCGGCTTCCACGCTGACCAAATCCGATCCGTATTACATCGAGCCATCAAACCAGACGCAGGGAAAGATCATCATTGATGGCAATGCGGCCGCCGCACTGGGATGCATGTTTGCCGGTGTTAGCGTAGTCACCTGGTATCCCATCACGCCTTCGTCTTCGCTGGTCGAGCAACTGATTGATTACATGAAGCGTTTTCGCATTGGCCCCGACGGCAAGGCGACCTTCGCTATCGTGCAGGCCGAAGACGAACTCGCTGCTGTAGGTATGGTAATTGGCGCAGGCTGGGCGGGCGCGCGCTCGATGACCTCGACCTCCGGGCCGGGGATCTCACTCATGGCCGAGTTTGCCGGCTTTGGCTATTACACCGAAGTCCCGGGCGTGATCTTTGATGTGCAACGCGTGGGGCCCTCGACCGGATTGCCTACGCGCACCGCGCAAGGTGATGTGCTGGCAACAGCCGTGCTCTCTCACGGAGACACCAAGCACATTCTCTTATTCCCCAGCACGGTGGAAGAATGCTTCACCCTGGCCATGGACGCCTTCGATCTGGCCGAGCAGTTCCAGACGCCCGTCTTTGTGCTCACCGATCTGGACTTGGGCATGAACAACTGGATGAGCGAACCTTTCCGCTATCCGGAAAAGCCGCTGCAGCGCGGCAAGGTGCTCTCGAAAGAGGACCTGGAAAAGCTGGGAAGTTTTGCCCGTTACAAAGACGTAGATGGCGACGGTATTCCATACCGCACGCTGCCGGGAACCGACCATCCTGCTGCGGCCTACTTTACCCGCGGCAGCGGACACAACGAAAAAGCCCAGTACAGCGAACGGCCCGACGATTATCAGAACAATCTAGACCGCCTGGGCCGCAAGTTTGAGACGGCACGCAGTTTTGTTCCCAAACCGGTCAAGGTGGTGGACGGAACTTCTGAAGCCGGCATTATCGCCTATGGCACAACCCATTGGGCGATCGAAGAGAGCCTGGACCAGATGCGTAATGAGCACAAACTGAAGGCCGATTATCTGCGCGTGCGGGCTTACCCATTCACCCGCGAAGTCTTCGACTTCATTGAGAGACACAAGCGTATTTACATTGTTGAGCAAAATCGTGACGCACAACTGCTGAGCCTGCTCAAGATGGAGCTGCCGGCGGCGCAGGCTGCAAAGCTGCGCAGCGTGCTCCATTACAACGGCCTGCCCATTGACGCCCGCTCGGTCACGGTTGCCATCAGCTCACAGGAGGGCAAATAACATGGCTACGACTCCTACTCCACAAAAGACCAATCACATCGGACTCTCCGTGCTCGACTACAAAGGCGGCAAGACCACGCTGTGCGCCGGCTGCGGCCACAACGTAATCTCGGAGCGCGTGATTGATGCCATGTATGAGATGGGCGTCAGGCCCGAAGGCGTGATCAAGATGTCGGGCATTGGCTGCTCGTCCAAGACGCCGGCCTATTTCATGAGCCGCTCGTTCAGCTTCAACAGCGTCCACGGACGCATGCCATCGGTCACAACCGGCGCTATGCTGGCGAATCATAGCCTTCTGGCCATAGGCGTCAGCGGCGATGGCGACACCGCGTCCATCGGCATAGGACAGTTCATCCACCTCATGCGGCGAAATCTGCCGGTGATTTATATCATTGAAGATAACGGTGTGTACGGGCTTACCAAGGGCCAGTTCTCGGCCACCGCCGATATTGGATCGAAGCTCAAAACGGGTGTGATCAACGATCTTCCCGCCCTGGATACCTGCGCGCTGGCCATTCAGGCGGGCGCGACTTTCGTGGGACGTTCATTTTCCGGCGACAAGCGCCAGCTCACCGCCATGCTGAAGGCCGCCATTGCGCATCGGGGAACGGTGATGCTTGATATCATCTCTCCCTGCGTGACCTTCAACGACCACGAAGGCTCGACCAAGTCTTATCAGTACATGAAGGAGCATGACGAGCCCTTGCATGAGGTCAGCTTCGTGCCCCACTTTGAAAACATTGACGTGGATTATGACCCCGGCACAACCACAGACGTCACCATGCACGATGGTTCCCACTTGCGGCTGCGCAAGCTGCATGAAGACTACGACCCGTCAGACCGTGTGCATGCCGTCCAGGCCCTCATGGAATCGCACGCCAAAGGGGAAGTCCTGACCGGCGTCTTTTACCTGGATACGAAGAAGCCCAGCTTCATTGATCTGTTGAACCTGGGCGAGCGCCCGCTGGCCTCGCTGGGCATGAAAGATCTGCGGCCTTCACCGCAGGCGCTGCAGGAAGCGATGGAAGAGCTGCGGTAAAGCAAGTACTCGGTACCCAGTACTCAGTTTCCAGACTGCTTGCTCTGAGAAAAAAGTGAAACCGATCGTGCAAACCTGCATCCATACTGCTGCAAAGTTTTTGCTCCTCTGTGTCTCGGTGAAATTGTTGTTTTCGTAATAAGACAGCTTCCGAGATCAACCCAACATTTATTCATCTATAACCATGATTCAGAAGTCCACGATCAAGGAGATCGCTCATGAGCAACACGTTAGAAGTCGGAAAGAAATTGGTTGAATTGTGCCGCCAGGGCAAAGCCATGGAAGCCATCAATACCCTTTACCATCCGAAGATTGTGAGCCTCGAAGTGGCGGATAATCCCTCCGGTCCCGCGCGCATGGAAGGACTGGCAGCGATCAAGGGCAAGGGTGAATGGTGGGAAAAGAACCATGAGATCCATAGCGGCGAAGTCGAAGGACCCTGGCCTAATGGCGACCGCTTCATCGTGCACTTCAAGTACGAAGTGACGCCTAAGACAGGCCCGATGGCCGGCAAACGCCTCAACCTGGATGAAACCGGGCTCTACACAGTCAAAGACGGCAAGATTATCCAGGAGGAATTCTTCTATCACCACGGTGGATAAGAGGGCAGGGGCTTTACTCTGCTTCTTCCAGACTCATATATTCTTGCAGTTCGCCCGAGTGTTCCGGGCTGCTGCCCGGTTCGGGAAAATCTGAGTCTGAATCCTTAATCATGCGGTTGGTGGTGCGGTGTCCTTGCTGGCCAGCCATTGAGGAGTTGCCAGACTGCGAGCGGTCTTCCGGCTCCATCGCTCCTTTGCTGATATCGCTGTCGTGCCAATACTTCTGCATGGCTAACCTCATGTAGTAGGCCCTACCTTACTCTTGTAACCAGGCAATTACCACCCAATAGTGCACACATTTATGGATTGCGAACTTCTGCGTTACAATCTTCTTTCTCCATGAGCAGCCATAGCACGCCGGGTCCTCTCTTTCGTCCCTACCAGAAGCTGATACGGATCACCATCAAAGGCAAAGAATTTGAGATTCCAGAAAACAACATGCTGTTGCGTGGGTTTCAGTATCTGGCGGAAGAAAATATCTCCTACGGCAAATTCTGCTGGAATGAAGAGTGCCAGTACTGCCGCGTGACCTATGACACCGGCGAAGGCACCCAGAGCCGCCAGGCGCTCTCCTGCAAGCTGATGGTGCAAGAGGGAATGCGAATCACCGAGATTGCTACGGAGATCGCCTATTGCCTGCGGGAGCTGAAGCTGAACGAGCCAAAGAAATAAAAAACTCACCGCGGATAACGCGGATTTGCACGGATTTTTCTCAGGTTGTCTGATGGATTTGGGGGGAGTCCCCCCTTGCCAGCTTGGTCGGAAGGAAGAAGCTTTTTCGCGTTTTAGCTTTTGGCTTTTTAGCTAAAACAAGCTCGCTGTGGGATGAACGGGATTGAATCAGGGGGATTTTGCTGCCAATTTGAGCGGGAAGAGGCCCGAACGCCAGGCTTTAAACCAAGCGTTTGCCGCCGGGGATGCGGGGTTAGGCAAAGGTGCACGCAGCTACGCGGAATCGCGGCAGGCGACTTGTTGTTGCTCTTATTTTCTAAGATCTTTTCAAAGATCTTTGTATTTTGTCTCTTAAGTTTTTTAAAACCTTCAACTTCTTAAATCCTGGGACCATGATTGCCGGCCGTGCCTTTTCGGATCTTGTGCGCTCGCGACAGGTTCTGAGCTGACGGTGCTTTGATCCTGTTGTGCTTCCTGCTGGTCTTCAGGTTGATCTGGCTTACAGAGCTGGGAGTAGTAGCTCATGGTTCGGGCTGAGGCCAGTTGCTCCAGCAGAGCGGTTTCTTTCAGGGAGCGGAGCAAGAGGCAGGCCATATTGCAGAGAGCCTTGGCAGCGCGGAGGTCTATCTCTCTGCGGCGGAATTGGTTGACGGTTTCGGCCAGCAGTTTGGTGATGTCGGAGGGAGTCTCGAGAGAGAGAACGGGGAGACCGGGAGGCATGGTGATTGTGTCAGCCTCACGGCTGGGGGCTTCTTCTGGGCTTCTTTCTGCACTTCTTTTTGGGCCTGGGCTTGTTTGTTCTTCTGCTCGGGATCGTGAAAAAAGCAATAGAATTTGCCGGCTTCGACATCGCCGTGGCAGCGGGCGCCGATTTTGCTGATGTATCGGCAGCGGGGGGTTTTGGCGTTAACTTCAGCGTTCTTCATATCTATTTTCTCCTGAGAATCAATCCCACACAGGTTTGCCGCCGGTGTGGGATTCCAGATTTCGGTCTGGTCTTCGAATCATCGAATCAATGAATCAATCCATGGAATTAATTCATGAGGTAATCGTTTGGGCCGGGGTAAGCCTCGGTCTTTTTGGCGGAGCGGGCAGCCCTGCGCTTTTGTGTGTCGGCCACTTTCATGAGGCTGAGCATGACGTTGGCCATTTGGCCGACGGCTTTGGCGGTGTCCATGTCTATCTCTCCCATGCGAAACTGGTTGATGGTTTCGGATAACAGCTCGGCCACATCGGAGGGTGTCTCCAGCGATTTGGCGGAGAGATTGGGAGGCAGGAAGGTCTTTTTTTCAGTCGCACCGCTGCGAACCTTTCCGCCTTGCTTGCGGGCTGCGGCCTGTTTTTGTTTCTGCTCGGGATCGTGAAAAAAACAATAAGGTTTGCCGGTCTGGGGATCGGCCTGGCAGGGGCTCCCGTTTTTGCTGGTGTGCTGGCAACGGGGCTTGTTGCCGAACAATTCTTTAATGCCCATTTGTTGTACCTCCTTCTAGTACATAAGAGAGGATGGCATGGATTTGGGTGGAATGAGCAACATGGTGCCAGAGTGATATCATGCTGGCACTAAAAGCTTTACATTTTTAGGATTTATGATTTGCGAATTACGATTTACGATTTTCCTGATCTTAAATTTCAGAACACCAGTCCTCTTCGTCAGCCCCATATAAAAACCCGCCCCTGTGGAAAACTTGGCCCATTGCGGTATGTATTGGATTGA
The nucleotide sequence above comes from Terriglobales bacterium. Encoded proteins:
- a CDS encoding 2-oxoacid:ferredoxin oxidoreductase subunit beta, translated to MATTPTPQKTNHIGLSVLDYKGGKTTLCAGCGHNVISERVIDAMYEMGVRPEGVIKMSGIGCSSKTPAYFMSRSFSFNSVHGRMPSVTTGAMLANHSLLAIGVSGDGDTASIGIGQFIHLMRRNLPVIYIIEDNGVYGLTKGQFSATADIGSKLKTGVINDLPALDTCALAIQAGATFVGRSFSGDKRQLTAMLKAAIAHRGTVMLDIISPCVTFNDHEGSTKSYQYMKEHDEPLHEVSFVPHFENIDVDYDPGTTTDVTMHDGSHLRLRKLHEDYDPSDRVHAVQALMESHAKGEVLTGVFYLDTKKPSFIDLLNLGERPLASLGMKDLRPSPQALQEAMEELR
- a CDS encoding acetyl-CoA carboxylase carboxyltransferase subunit alpha, whose product is MEIIERQIEQLQSVAGENQEARTRLQKLQEQVSTLRQQLHSHMDAWQKTELARHAQRPYTLDYIERIFTDWSEIHGDRFFGDDPALICGIARFHGKEVVVLGHQKGRDIKTRVYRNFGQANPEGYRKSLRVMKFAEKFNRPIFTFIDTPGAYPGLGAEERGQAEAIARSLREMARLKVPIITTITGEGGSGGALAIAVADRILMLENTVYSVISPEGCASIMWRDSTKRDVAAQALRITPKDLMQLGCIDEIISEPPGGAHSDHDAAAMLLNQALQKHFEELQKLPAQQLTENRYQKFRKMAQFFTEE
- a CDS encoding 2-oxoacid:acceptor oxidoreductase subunit alpha — translated: MATSDVGVSEASSPQTTGQKQIVNDLSIQVATVNGSGSQSANTVLLRTIFQMGVPVSGKNLFPSNIAGLPTWYTIRANKNGYIARKKEIDFLIAMNPETAREDVLSLAPGAAVLFDEPLQLDKLRNDLTFYVVPYDKLVAAVCPEAKLRKLVKNMIYVGVAAQLLGLDMQQVEKAIRKQFKKKQKAADLNMNAVKAGYDYAASTLTKSDPYYIEPSNQTQGKIIIDGNAAAALGCMFAGVSVVTWYPITPSSSLVEQLIDYMKRFRIGPDGKATFAIVQAEDELAAVGMVIGAGWAGARSMTSTSGPGISLMAEFAGFGYYTEVPGVIFDVQRVGPSTGLPTRTAQGDVLATAVLSHGDTKHILLFPSTVEECFTLAMDAFDLAEQFQTPVFVLTDLDLGMNNWMSEPFRYPEKPLQRGKVLSKEDLEKLGSFARYKDVDGDGIPYRTLPGTDHPAAAYFTRGSGHNEKAQYSERPDDYQNNLDRLGRKFETARSFVPKPVKVVDGTSEAGIIAYGTTHWAIEESLDQMRNEHKLKADYLRVRAYPFTREVFDFIERHKRIYIVEQNRDAQLLSLLKMELPAAQAAKLRSVLHYNGLPIDARSVTVAISSQEGK
- a CDS encoding 2Fe-2S iron-sulfur cluster-binding protein; amino-acid sequence: MSSHSTPGPLFRPYQKLIRITIKGKEFEIPENNMLLRGFQYLAEENISYGKFCWNEECQYCRVTYDTGEGTQSRQALSCKLMVQEGMRITEIATEIAYCLRELKLNEPKK
- the dnaE gene encoding DNA polymerase III subunit alpha, which produces MSEFVHLHLHSDYSLLDGACDVEKLVNRAKELKMPAVAVTDHGNIFGAFAFYDAAQRAGVKPIIGCELYVCKKDNHRDPPEGDTYNHLCVLAETDEGYRNLVKITSEASLHGFYYKPRISKKFLAEHSKGLIGLSGCLKGEVAEFLTEGKYDAALSAAGFYREIFGKENFFLEIQDQGLELEHRIHNDLFRLEKETGIPMVATNDSHYLCEDDAQAHDVLVCVQTGKTVQDTNRLKFHGNQFFVKSAEEMQRVFKDVTSVITRTMGIAERCNVKLGKVKNPFPFFEVPSSYTLDSYFEHVTREGFARRLNLLREAERQGRLKNPITAYEQRLTQEIAIIQQMKFPGYFLIVWDFIRYAREHNIPVGPGRGSAAGSLVSYALAITDIDPLQNELLFERFLNPERVSLPDIDIDFCMNRRGEVINYVTQKYGRDQVAQIITFGTMAAKAAIKDVGRAMDMPYNEVDRIAKMVPTTLNIKLDDALRDSPPLQTAYENEPQVRELLDTARKLEGLVRNAGVHAAGVVIAPEPLTNLVPLHRTKNDEIVTAFDMKAIEKMGLLKMDFLGLTTLTIVDDALKLIVQREGKSLDLNQISLDDAATYERVFHTGLTSGVFQFESHGMRDVLRRYKPNVVEDLTALNALYRPGPIQGGMIDDFIERKHGRRKIEYELPELEAILKETLGVIVYQEQVMQIANRLAGYSLGEADLLRRAMGKKNAEEMAAQRERFVKGAIDRGFPEKKVVRIFDLMEQFAGYGFNKSHSAAYALLAYHTAWLKTHYPVEFMAALLTSQTGSTDSVVKYINECREMGIPVEAPDINVSDAYFTPHESAIRFGLAAVKNVGQNAIDSIVTARKKEGKFNSFFEFCDKVDLRLLNKRVLESLIKAGAMDPLGKRAQLMAVLDKAMEQAQKSQRDAESGQHGLFGVFDDGPSPASENGHLPDLPDWDEHQRLSSEKEVLGFFITGHPLEKYKSKLEDFNAMDTEAISGLKQSTGKDEIFAAGIIANLRVLKSKKGDFYAQGTLEDMVGAVDILVFPEAYRRLQDKVKLEVPVLVRGGVRVEEGANPKLTVGDITPLEQAQPKLPRSLRIRIALESASPGTIDALHSLCIEKRGEAKILFDVERAGDFMVVMEPDGYNVLPDRSFMNRVEELLGRGAVRIID
- a CDS encoding nuclear transport factor 2 family protein; the protein is MSNTLEVGKKLVELCRQGKAMEAINTLYHPKIVSLEVADNPSGPARMEGLAAIKGKGEWWEKNHEIHSGEVEGPWPNGDRFIVHFKYEVTPKTGPMAGKRLNLDETGLYTVKDGKIIQEEFFYHHGG